A window of Geobacter sp. contains these coding sequences:
- a CDS encoding YicC family protein: MIKSMTGYGKAVREVGGSKLVVEIRSVNHRYGEVSVKVPRTMLALENDVRRLVTTRLKRGKIEVFVKQESFVGAASMPVLNIPLAKAYHKAFMSLKEALGLGEPISLSLLAAQRDVLVIGDEESAPETWLPELTAAANQAVDGLEAMRMREGEALLADITQRLATLESLIATVAERVPQVVSDTAAKLRERVSQLLASNPLDEARIAQEVALMADRCDVTEELVRFRSHLTQMSSTLRADEPVGRKLDFLLQELNREVNTIGSKANDAELATQVIALKAELEKIREQVQNIE, encoded by the coding sequence ATGATAAAGAGCATGACCGGATATGGCAAGGCAGTACGGGAGGTCGGGGGGAGCAAGCTGGTGGTGGAGATCCGCTCGGTGAACCATCGCTATGGCGAGGTCTCCGTCAAGGTGCCGCGGACGATGCTGGCATTGGAAAATGATGTCAGGCGCCTGGTGACGACGCGGCTCAAACGGGGCAAGATCGAGGTCTTTGTCAAACAGGAGTCGTTTGTCGGGGCGGCAAGCATGCCGGTTCTGAACATCCCCCTTGCCAAGGCCTATCATAAGGCGTTCATGTCGTTGAAGGAGGCGCTGGGGCTCGGAGAACCCATATCCCTGTCGCTGCTCGCGGCACAGCGCGACGTGCTGGTCATCGGTGACGAAGAGTCCGCACCCGAGACCTGGCTTCCCGAACTGACCGCTGCCGCCAACCAGGCGGTCGACGGTCTCGAAGCCATGCGGATGCGCGAGGGGGAGGCGCTTCTGGCCGACATCACCCAGCGCCTGGCAACCCTGGAATCCCTCATTGCAACAGTGGCCGAACGGGTGCCACAGGTCGTCAGCGATACGGCGGCAAAGCTGCGGGAAAGGGTTTCGCAGCTCCTTGCCAGCAACCCCCTCGATGAGGCGAGGATCGCCCAGGAGGTGGCTCTCATGGCTGATCGGTGCGATGTGACCGAAGAGCTGGTACGGTTCAGGAGCCATCTTACACAGATGTCGTCAACCCTGCGGGCAGACGAGCCGGTGGGGCGCAAGCTGGATTTTCTGCTCCAGGAGCTGAACCGGGAGGTGAACACCATCGGTTCGAAGGCCAACGATGCAGAGCTTGCGACGCAGGTGATCGCCCTCAAGGCCGAGCTGGAAAAGATCCGCGAGCAGGTGCAGAATATCGAATAG
- a CDS encoding guanylate kinase produces MKREGIVFIISAPSGAGKTTLCKEVIDIFHDLRHSVSYTTRQARPGEVHGRDYFFVGQEEFRRMVEADEFVEWAEVHGNCYGTALATLAEYRSRNIDVILDIDCQGARQLKEQFAGGVFIFILPPSYHELRRRLDKRNSDSEEVIEMRIENAAAEIRESRWYNYIIFNDDFSRALEELKSVIIAERCRTDRVLDAVGEMFELS; encoded by the coding sequence ATGAAACGAGAAGGGATTGTCTTCATTATCTCTGCTCCGTCAGGGGCCGGCAAGACCACGCTCTGCAAGGAAGTCATTGACATATTCCATGATTTGCGGCATTCTGTGAGCTACACCACGCGGCAGGCGCGCCCCGGCGAGGTTCATGGCCGGGATTATTTTTTTGTGGGACAGGAAGAGTTTCGCCGGATGGTGGAGGCTGATGAGTTTGTCGAATGGGCCGAGGTCCATGGCAACTGTTACGGAACCGCCCTTGCTACCCTGGCAGAGTACCGCAGCCGCAACATCGACGTGATTCTGGATATCGATTGCCAGGGAGCGCGTCAACTCAAGGAACAGTTTGCCGGAGGGGTTTTCATCTTCATCCTGCCTCCCAGCTACCATGAATTGCGTCGCCGGCTGGATAAGCGCAATTCCGACAGCGAAGAGGTCATTGAGATGCGGATCGAGAATGCCGCCGCCGAGATCCGTGAGTCCCGCTGGTATAATTACATCATTTTCAACGACGATTTCAGTCGGGCACTTGAAGAGCTGAAATCGGTCATCATCGCCGAACGTTGCCGGACCGATCGGGTTCTGGATGCTGTCGGCGAGATGTTCGAGCTTTCGTAA
- a CDS encoding glycosyltransferase — MQSFTSRWSCPLTDSTHIPLVTIVTPSYNQGRFIEATILSVLNQDYPNIEYFVIDGGSSDNTIDILQKYENRLTWISEPDIGQSQAINKGFQLGRGEILGWLNSDDTYEPGAIRTVVEYLGKHADIMMVYGEGNLMDIDGNFIKRFPTMQTFDLWAFIFQLSNFMQPSTFFRKNAISTLGLLDTSMHWYMDFEYWLRIGSRFNVGHSNHVLSNTRIYPATKTARGGIIRLYELFSVINKYSSNTFIASSCMFIGGLFASHLKYKHTKIYNCFQSHILLCKSFLKKKISNHHGVYADDWLGKKARFMLPVLNAASHIRIGIEFPEDTRLIPNQICAELNGKAVSVLSCATPGSYQLKIPCNSIATAPIEIVLIFSRALPPDSQRRRLACKLVSVDFIA; from the coding sequence ATTCAAAGTTTTACGTCGCGATGGAGTTGCCCATTGACAGATTCGACGCACATTCCATTGGTTACCATAGTAACACCATCTTATAATCAGGGTCGATTTATTGAAGCAACTATCTTGAGTGTGTTAAATCAGGACTACCCCAATATTGAATATTTTGTTATTGATGGCGGTTCATCAGATAACACTATTGATATTCTTCAAAAATATGAAAATCGTCTTACGTGGATTTCTGAGCCTGATATCGGGCAATCTCAAGCGATTAACAAAGGATTCCAGCTGGGTAGGGGAGAAATCCTTGGTTGGCTTAATTCTGATGATACCTACGAGCCCGGTGCAATTCGCACTGTTGTGGAATATCTTGGAAAGCATGCTGACATCATGATGGTATATGGTGAAGGCAATCTCATGGATATAGATGGAAATTTTATAAAACGTTTTCCTACAATGCAAACCTTCGATTTGTGGGCATTTATTTTTCAGTTGTCCAATTTTATGCAGCCATCAACTTTTTTCCGCAAAAATGCAATCAGCACGCTTGGATTATTAGACACAAGCATGCACTGGTATATGGATTTTGAATATTGGTTGCGTATTGGGTCTCGGTTTAATGTCGGCCATTCTAATCACGTATTATCTAACACCAGAATCTACCCTGCGACAAAGACTGCTCGTGGCGGTATAATAAGATTATATGAATTATTTTCTGTTATAAATAAATACAGCAGTAATACATTTATAGCTTCTTCATGTATGTTTATAGGTGGATTATTCGCGTCACATCTCAAGTATAAGCACACGAAGATATATAATTGTTTTCAAAGTCATATTTTATTGTGCAAATCTTTTCTCAAAAAAAAAATATCAAACCATCACGGTGTTTATGCTGACGATTGGCTAGGGAAGAAAGCTCGTTTTATGCTTCCTGTACTGAATGCAGCGAGTCATATCCGAATTGGAATTGAATTCCCTGAAGACACTCGACTTATACCGAATCAGATTTGTGCCGAATTAAATGGTAAAGCAGTAAGTGTTCTCTCTTGTGCTACCCCTGGCAGTTATCAGTTGAAAATCCCCTGTAACTCCATAGCTACCGCTCCGATTGAAATTGTTTTGATCTTCTCCCGCGCCCTTCCTCCGGACAGCCAGCGCCGGCGGCTTGCCTGCAAGCTTGTCAGTGTGGATTTCATTGCTTGA
- a CDS encoding sugar transferase — protein MKLYKNKLKRFYDICFSGLLLLLLLPLLLLIAMIVRLTSPGPAFYWSERVGANNQIFNMPKFRTMQINTPTVATHLLGDPTHYVTSIGHFLRRTSLDELPQLYSILCGDMSFVGPRPALYNQDDLIKLRVERGVHRLIPGLTGWAQINGRDELPIPIKVDLDEYYLQNQSLCFDLRIIVITLFKVLRRDGVAH, from the coding sequence ATGAAATTATATAAGAATAAACTTAAGCGTTTTTACGATATATGTTTTTCTGGGTTATTGTTACTGTTGTTACTGCCTTTATTGCTGTTAATTGCAATGATCGTCAGGTTAACGTCCCCCGGTCCAGCTTTTTATTGGTCTGAGCGAGTTGGAGCAAATAATCAGATTTTTAACATGCCGAAATTTAGAACAATGCAGATAAATACTCCTACTGTTGCAACTCATCTGCTTGGAGATCCAACACATTATGTCACATCTATCGGCCATTTTCTGCGTAGAACAAGTTTGGATGAGTTGCCGCAGTTGTATAGCATCTTGTGCGGTGATATGAGTTTTGTTGGGCCTCGACCCGCATTATATAATCAAGACGATTTGATCAAACTGCGAGTGGAAAGAGGCGTTCATCGGCTAATACCTGGGCTTACAGGGTGGGCTCAGATTAATGGTCGTGATGAGTTGCCAATTCCTATAAAAGTTGATTTGGATGAATATTATCTCCAAAATCAATCACTGTGTTTTGATTTAAGGATAATCGTGATTACTTTATTCAAAGTTTTACGTCGCGATGGAGTTGCCCATTGA
- the galE gene encoding UDP-glucose 4-epimerase GalE, with the protein MQKVLVTGGCGYIGSHVVRQLSEAGYAVVVYDNLSTGFADALIHGEQLIVGDLADTARLDALFVEHGFRQVLHFAAAIVAPESVTDPLKYYSNNTRNTLNLLQACVKHGVERFVFSSTAAVYGMPADGYASETSPTEPINPYGTSKLMSEWMLRDTAAAHALKFVALRYFNVAGADPLARMGQRTPEATHLIKVCCQTALGLRDRVAIYGTDYDTPDGTGIRDYIHIEDLAAAHLAALSYLEQGGESTRINVGYGCGASVREVISLVKDVSGIDFPVIEAPRRPGDPAMLVARADKIRSLLAWTSRHDNLRSIVADAWRWESKLQGR; encoded by the coding sequence ATGCAGAAAGTTCTTGTTACCGGAGGTTGCGGCTATATCGGTAGCCATGTGGTTCGCCAGTTGAGCGAGGCCGGCTATGCAGTGGTCGTCTATGATAATCTCTCGACCGGGTTTGCCGACGCACTCATTCATGGGGAACAGCTGATCGTGGGGGATCTCGCCGATACGGCGCGGCTGGATGCCCTGTTCGTGGAGCACGGCTTCAGACAGGTCCTCCATTTTGCCGCGGCAATCGTGGCCCCTGAATCGGTCACCGATCCGCTCAAATATTATTCCAATAATACCCGCAATACCCTCAATCTGCTCCAGGCCTGCGTCAAGCACGGTGTCGAACGCTTCGTCTTCTCCAGCACTGCTGCGGTATATGGCATGCCCGCTGACGGCTATGCCAGCGAGACGAGTCCTACCGAGCCGATCAATCCCTATGGAACCTCGAAACTGATGAGCGAATGGATGCTGCGGGACACGGCAGCTGCCCATGCCCTGAAATTCGTGGCTCTCCGCTATTTCAACGTTGCCGGAGCCGATCCGCTGGCGCGCATGGGGCAGCGCACCCCGGAGGCAACCCATCTGATCAAGGTCTGTTGCCAGACTGCCCTCGGCCTGCGTGACCGGGTGGCCATCTACGGCACCGACTACGATACGCCGGACGGCACGGGGATCCGCGATTACATCCACATCGAGGATCTGGCGGCTGCCCATCTTGCTGCGCTTTCCTATCTGGAACAGGGGGGAGAGTCGACGCGCATTAATGTGGGCTATGGCTGTGGGGCAAGTGTGCGGGAGGTCATCTCCCTGGTGAAAGATGTGAGTGGTATCGATTTCCCGGTCATCGAGGCGCCGCGGCGGCCGGGTGACCCGGCCATGCTGGTGGCCCGTGCGGATAAAATCCGTTCGCTGCTAGCCTGGACTTCCCGCCACGACAACCTGCGGAGCATCGTGGCCGATGCCTGGCGCTGGGAAAGCAAGTTGCAGGGCAGATAG
- a CDS encoding SDR family NAD(P)-dependent oxidoreductase yields MFSGRRILVFLLDTCLIACAYVLSFVFRFDFYLSSEIFEVVLQSLAIVLAVKVTIFLASGLYRNIWRYASLQDAVEIFKVVTLSTILSAFALLLFHQTPHIPRSIYLLDWFLLFFMMSSSRLVWRMYRERCLLPKLHSGRRTLIVGAGEAGNLLLKEIRKQADSPYNVIGFVDDDLDKQKMRLAGVPVLGTVAHLHGVIRKYAVEDVIIAIPSASGTVIRNLVDCCKKTKVRFKTLPSITAIIDGKISVSHIKDVEIEDLLGRETVTLDEGRICDYLTGKRVLVTGAAGSIGSEICRQVAAFGPAKLILFDNAETPLYHIEKELTEKYMEFPLIPVLGDIRHRDRVEEVMGEFLPDVVFHAAAYKHVPMMEYNPAEAVTNNIQGTKILADAAHRVGVRNFVMISTDKAVNPTNVMGASKRTAEIYVQALARKSGTNFTTVRFGNVLGSNGSVIPLFKEQIRNGGPVTVTDSRVIRYFMTIPEACQLVLQAGCIGNGGEIFVLDMGEPVRILDLAEELIRLSGFTPNQDIDIVFTGLRPGEKLFEELLIEGEGIKPTAHEKIRVLESVAIDLNDINSELAVLFQLAHQSDIPGLLATLRDLVPEFTPRYSFDGQAPPAFQRVRPDLFPLARKGVHKVLSLKKLHQQTV; encoded by the coding sequence ATGTTTTCAGGCCGCAGAATCTTGGTCTTCCTTCTTGATACATGCCTCATTGCCTGTGCTTACGTTCTTTCGTTTGTTTTTCGTTTCGATTTTTACCTTTCTTCTGAGATCTTCGAGGTCGTCTTACAGTCATTGGCAATCGTACTTGCCGTAAAGGTAACGATTTTTCTTGCCTCTGGTCTGTACCGTAATATCTGGCGTTATGCTTCACTACAGGATGCCGTCGAGATCTTCAAGGTCGTTACGCTATCTACCATCCTTTCGGCATTTGCCCTGCTGCTGTTCCACCAGACCCCCCACATCCCTCGTTCCATTTACCTCCTGGACTGGTTTCTCCTCTTTTTCATGATGTCGAGCAGCCGCCTGGTATGGCGCATGTACCGGGAGCGGTGTCTGCTCCCCAAACTGCACAGCGGGCGGCGTACTCTCATCGTCGGAGCCGGGGAAGCGGGTAACCTTCTGCTAAAGGAGATACGGAAACAGGCGGACTCTCCCTACAACGTGATCGGTTTCGTGGACGATGACTTGGACAAGCAGAAGATGCGCCTGGCCGGGGTGCCGGTGCTGGGAACTGTCGCTCACCTGCATGGCGTTATCCGCAAGTATGCCGTTGAAGATGTGATCATCGCCATTCCTTCGGCCAGTGGCACCGTCATCCGAAACCTGGTGGACTGCTGCAAGAAGACCAAGGTCCGCTTCAAGACATTGCCGAGCATCACCGCAATCATTGATGGCAAAATATCCGTCTCACACATCAAGGATGTGGAGATTGAGGACCTGCTCGGGAGGGAAACGGTTACCCTGGATGAAGGAAGGATCTGCGACTACCTCACCGGCAAGCGCGTTCTGGTAACCGGAGCCGCCGGGAGTATCGGCAGCGAGATCTGCCGGCAGGTGGCTGCATTTGGCCCGGCGAAGCTGATTCTCTTCGACAATGCCGAGACGCCGCTCTATCATATCGAGAAGGAATTGACTGAAAAATATATGGAATTTCCCCTCATTCCGGTGCTTGGCGACATCCGGCACCGCGACCGCGTCGAAGAGGTGATGGGAGAATTTTTACCCGATGTGGTCTTCCACGCCGCAGCCTACAAGCATGTGCCGATGATGGAGTACAATCCGGCTGAGGCAGTTACCAACAACATCCAGGGCACGAAGATCCTGGCTGATGCGGCGCATCGCGTCGGTGTGAGAAATTTCGTGATGATCTCCACTGACAAGGCGGTGAATCCCACCAATGTCATGGGGGCGAGCAAACGGACTGCCGAGATTTACGTCCAGGCGCTGGCGAGAAAGAGCGGGACGAACTTCACCACGGTCCGGTTCGGGAATGTCCTTGGCAGCAACGGCAGCGTCATCCCGCTGTTCAAGGAGCAGATCAGGAACGGTGGCCCGGTTACGGTTACCGACTCCCGGGTCATCCGCTATTTCATGACCATCCCCGAGGCTTGCCAACTGGTGCTGCAGGCCGGGTGTATCGGAAATGGCGGGGAGATTTTCGTGCTCGATATGGGTGAGCCGGTCCGCATCCTGGATCTTGCCGAAGAGCTGATCCGCCTTTCCGGATTTACTCCGAACCAGGACATCGATATCGTTTTTACCGGTCTGCGTCCTGGAGAGAAGCTGTTCGAGGAGCTTCTGATAGAGGGGGAAGGGATAAAGCCAACAGCTCATGAAAAGATTCGCGTGCTCGAGTCGGTTGCAATCGACCTGAATGACATAAACAGTGAACTGGCCGTACTGTTCCAGCTTGCCCATCAGAGCGACATCCCCGGCTTGCTGGCAACCCTTCGCGACCTGGTCCCGGAATTCACCCCTCGCTATTCCTTTGACGGCCAGGCGCCACCTGCCTTTCAGCGCGTTCGGCCGGATCTCTTTCCCCTCGCCCGCAAGGGCGTCCATAAAGTCCTGTCACTCAAGAAACTGCACCAGCAGACAGTCTGA
- a CDS encoding capsule assembly Wzi family protein produces the protein MFVAGISFTSSCHAGVAAANIPLDSSLYQGLEKLAGYGLIPSEFRGIRPYSRAEAARLLTQAEEALTVQKEAVPPLAHELVKQLRALVPREIALQSDASSAPLFDINPFASIRLRYTWLDGLARNFTRQVHDPGGDGVFGIGAGLRPDNPYPSPVWQQGGEGTPLFENNEGVRYVDGDNFHAQWGMEATVSTWGLLFLEPQFLHSAETDRVDLRKGYVKLGNGALELEIGRDAAWFGPGYRGALTLTNNARNFDLVKLSSPEPVDLGNWGLLKYALLASRFERTVTNGVEREPYFFALKLSYKPVDAWEIGFNMGKQVGGPGVDNSLGSTLRGIVGGTSDDNANSLAGFDLRYRASWLRNTEFYGEFSGEDTAKFWPIVESYVAGIFVPNLTGDGRNDLRFEYFWGNQILYTNGTFPGGYVNQGMPIGHSQGGATQDFFFRYSHWFSARTNLALEYIHTQRGVIGKLPGQEEEQKNAWRGFCRLPIYGDWDAELMYGWEHVNNFDLLPGAERTNQVFALDLSYRY, from the coding sequence ATGTTCGTCGCAGGGATCTCTTTCACCTCTTCATGCCATGCAGGGGTGGCAGCTGCCAACATCCCCCTTGACAGCAGTCTCTACCAAGGGCTGGAGAAACTCGCAGGATATGGGCTTATTCCCTCCGAGTTCAGGGGCATTCGTCCCTATTCCCGTGCCGAGGCGGCCCGGCTTCTCACGCAGGCCGAAGAAGCCCTGACAGTGCAGAAGGAGGCTGTCCCTCCTCTCGCCCATGAGCTGGTGAAGCAGTTACGGGCACTGGTACCCCGCGAGATAGCCCTCCAGAGTGATGCATCGTCTGCTCCGCTGTTCGACATCAATCCGTTCGCCTCTATCCGTCTCCGGTATACCTGGCTGGACGGTCTTGCCCGCAATTTCACCCGGCAGGTACACGACCCCGGTGGTGATGGTGTTTTCGGTATCGGAGCAGGCCTGCGGCCGGACAATCCCTACCCCTCGCCAGTCTGGCAACAGGGGGGGGAAGGAACCCCGCTGTTTGAAAACAATGAGGGGGTGCGATATGTGGACGGCGACAACTTCCATGCCCAGTGGGGCATGGAGGCCACAGTCTCCACCTGGGGGCTCCTCTTTCTGGAACCGCAATTCCTGCATTCTGCCGAGACCGACCGGGTAGACCTGCGCAAGGGATATGTGAAGCTCGGCAATGGGGCGCTGGAACTGGAGATCGGGCGTGATGCCGCGTGGTTCGGGCCCGGATACCGGGGCGCCCTGACCCTCACCAACAACGCGCGCAATTTCGACCTGGTCAAGCTGTCGAGCCCGGAGCCGGTTGATCTCGGTAACTGGGGGCTTCTGAAATATGCGCTGCTCGCTTCCCGTTTCGAGCGAACGGTTACCAACGGGGTGGAGCGCGAGCCTTACTTCTTTGCCCTGAAGCTTTCCTACAAGCCCGTCGACGCCTGGGAAATCGGCTTCAACATGGGGAAGCAGGTGGGAGGCCCCGGGGTCGACAACAGTCTTGGCAGCACGTTGCGTGGCATTGTCGGCGGTACGAGCGATGACAATGCCAACAGCCTGGCCGGTTTCGATCTCCGCTACCGCGCCTCCTGGTTACGCAATACGGAATTCTACGGGGAGTTCTCCGGAGAGGATACCGCCAAGTTCTGGCCGATTGTGGAAAGTTACGTGGCAGGCATCTTTGTCCCGAATCTGACCGGTGATGGCCGTAATGACCTCAGGTTCGAGTATTTCTGGGGGAACCAGATCCTCTACACCAACGGCACCTTTCCCGGGGGGTATGTGAACCAGGGGATGCCGATCGGCCATTCCCAGGGGGGGGCGACCCAGGACTTCTTCTTCAGGTACAGCCACTGGTTTTCAGCGAGGACTAACCTGGCCCTGGAGTATATCCATACCCAGCGCGGCGTGATCGGAAAGCTTCCGGGGCAGGAAGAGGAGCAGAAGAACGCCTGGCGCGGCTTCTGTCGCCTGCCCATTTATGGTGACTGGGATGCGGAGCTGATGTATGGCTGGGAGCATGTCAACAATTTCGACCTTCTCCCCGGAGCAGAGCGGACAAATCAGGTTTTTGCGCTAGACTTGAGCTACCGTTATTAA